Sequence from the Nymphaea colorata isolate Beijing-Zhang1983 unplaced genomic scaffold, ASM883128v2 scaffold0219, whole genome shotgun sequence genome:
GCCACTCCCAATCTCTCAATCTCCTGTGAAGCTTCCTTGAGCTTCTTGTTGCTTTCGGTAACCAATTAGTTCAGCTTCTTAGTTAGGCTTTCGTTTTCGATGCGGAGAGTGTTGAAGTTTTGCTCGAATACTGTTTTTGATTTGGTGCTATCATACTCATACTTTTGCGTGATTCCTTCCAGCTCTCTAACCTTTGCTCTGAGGTTGATGATTTCCTCTTCTCTGGACTTGATGTTGAGGCCTAGTCTTTCGATTTCTCTCTAGCACTGGCTCAGCTTGTTCTGGTATTCAAATATCTTGCGTTCGTTTTCGCCTGCCAGCTTGAGCCTATTGTAGAACTATTCGTTTTCACGCTTCAAGTTGGTGATGGTGAGCTCGTAATTCTTCAGCTTTGTGCTCGATTCGAGGTCGCTGCGCCCAACCGTTGCCTCAAGCTCGTATATCTTGCTCCTCTGTTTTTCATACTCATCATTCTTGAGCTTTAGGGTGGACTTGAGTCTCTCCAGCTCGCTTTAGTAGACCTGGACTCTCGACTGAAGCTCGCTGCCCTGGATGCGCGAAATGCTTTCGATCTTTTGCTCGTATTCTGACTTGATCCTGGAGATTTCGATTTCTGACCTGCTGTTGTAGCTGTACTAAAGTTGGGAGATCTTTGATTTAAGTGACTCATTTTCGCTGGCGAGGCTGCGATATCTTTCGAGTTATGCGTCCTTTGCCTTTGAACCGTACTGTAACCGTTCAATCTACTGTGATAAGATCATGTTGCGGTTCTACAGTTCGGCGACTTTCTTCTTGAGGGTGGTGATTTCAGTAACACTGTCCTTCAGGTTTTGGTTCTCCCTTTAGATGAGTCTGTATTTGCTATTCTCGAAGGTCAATTTTTCGATTTCCTCCTTGAGTTTTTTGGAGCTTTCCACTTCGTACTTAAACTTAGTGGAGAGCGTCTCGTAATCTCTGGTGATGATGGTGATTTTAGACTCATACTGGGAGATGATTTGCTGGCTTTCTCCCACTCTTCTGGTCTCATTCTCATACTTTGAGATTATATCGTTTAGGTGGCCTATTTCCATATCCTTTGCTCTCAGCCTGTTCTCAAGTTCTATGTTGATGCTCTGCAGCCTTTCTCCCTTTCCGTCGAGCTCCTTCCTCTTGCGTTCGGATTCCTCCAGCTTGTTCGTGTAGTCCCTGAGTGCGATGTTCAATCTCTATATTTCGGTTCCGAAGATGACGAACTTGTTCTCGTATTCCCTGATTTGCCCCTACAAGCTGTAGCTGTAGTGCTACCTTTACCCGTAGCGTTCCAGATCCTCAATCAAAGCTCTATTCTTGTTCTGCAGGTCAGTGATTTCGATGTTTTTGGCATCATTGGACTCCTTGAATCTCTTGAGCTCGAACTATAGTCTCCTCAGTTCTGTCTAGCTCTGGATGCGAATGGAATTCAAAGCGCTTTCGTAAGATTCCTTGGAAAACTGTGAAAAGTTAAGTTTTAGGTCTTCGATTTCCCTATTCTTTGCCCTTTCGAGGGCTTCCAGGCGAGCGTTGAAGGTCTGTATCTGGTACCGATAGTCCTCTATCTGTTTCCTCAGTTCCTGGTTTTAATTGGTGAGGATGGTCAATCTCTCGAGGGTCTTTTCGTAGTTGATCTTATATGTTTCGTCCTGCATGCTATTTTCCCTTGAGTTTCTCTGCAGGAATTCTATCTCTCCCTTATTTAATCCAGCCATACCTGCAATCGCTTGGAGAACTATTTCAGTTTGGCATTTTCGTTTCTGAGGGTATCCTATCCGTTCACTTTTTCTGTGAGTTCCTTGATCTGCACTTCGTAGGAGTGCCTGTCGAGGTTATTCCTTTCGATCTCTCGGAACCtgcattattttcaaaaaggtACTTGAGCCTATACTCGTCCAGGAACTAGCAGAGCCGCTCAATTTCGGCTGCCTGCAGCAGGCAGACCAGCTCCAGGTGCTCTCCCATGAAGACTTTTTTGTCTCCTGGCAGTTTGGCTATCATCGATCTACGTCACTCCAAGCGTACTTTTTGATGTCGTAAGGGTCGCCGGGTTCGGAAACGTTCCAGAGGACATCTCTGCGCGTACTGTTGGAGAGGATGGAGCGGGCGTATCGGGAATTGTCCAGATTGGACTGCATTtaatgaggaataaaaattaTTTGATAACACAAATCTATTTCAAATTAATCCTTGCATTTCAACTCAACCAGGTGGGAAACTGCCCCCCTTTTTCGGTATAATTGAGGGTGGGTATTCGGCAATGAGAGTGATACaatcattttacttttttgtcctccttctctttcttctcctgcTCGCGCTGCTGCTCCAGTTCCTTCGACTTCTCCTCGTTGTTCTTGCCGACGAAGATGAGAGTGTGGAGGGCGAGCACGCACCGAACCATCGCGCAGACGTAGACGGCGAACATCATGTCGTTGTTCTTGGCAGCGAAGCTCTTGATCAGCTCCTCGCTGTTGAGATTGGGCAACAGGTTGATGATCTCCTGCAGGAGGAACATGATCTTGTTGTTGGCTGGCAACTTGCCCTCTTTCACGTCACGCAGATAAGCCACTATCTCTTCGATCTTGCCGCTGAGACCACGCAAGGCTTGCACTTTCTGGACGATGCTGCTCTCGAGTGAGTTCAGAGGGATTTCCTTGATCTCGCGGAGGAGGTGCTCCACTCCGATCTCTTCTGGCTCAGTGGCCTCCACTCTGGACTCGATGTGGAAGAAGGACTTGTAGATGGAGCCGGTCTTAGCGTTTACTTCCTCCTGGGTGATGAATGCCTGGGTGGGTAAGCCTAGTTCGTTCTAAATCAGCAGATTGATACATTATGCTCGACGTCGACGACCAGGAAGACTGGCCTGTCGGTGTACTTCCTGAAAATCTAGTTGATTTGGATATCGTGAGCCTTGAAGGAGTCTCCGGTGGTGTACCAGCCGACGAACTTTTCCTTGTGGCTGATCTTGGTTAAGGGGTGATTACCTTTCTCATCATGTCGAACATGGCTTCGTGGAAGAGGTGATCGAGGAACCAGATGCTGGACTGGCTGGGGTCTTCTTCGAAGGGAATGGCGTAGCTATTCACGATTTCGACGGTTTAATCGTTGACTGATCCTGGGTTAGGGATGGAGGACCTAGCAAGGCGCCGATGACTCGCTTGTTGCGCTGCTTGAGGTTGACGCGGTTGAAGTGGTCGACGATGGAGAGGAGGACCAGGGGGTGGACGCTGGTCTGCGTGATGGGGGCTCTGctcataatttaaaaaatatttaaattgtaGAGATAGATTATCCGTATCATATTCAATAATTGGATTGACGATCAACTGAGGACTGCTACTCTTGCGCTCCTTAGAAGGCGTCCCCGTATCGTGTATCCTGTCCTCAATGTCTTAGCAACATATCCCGGTTTGTAGCCTTATGGAATGGGGATTTGCTGTACGCTTTCTTGGAAATTGGGATCGTATGGCTGGTCGATGGGGTCGAATTCTTCGATTTCATACTTTACCATGATGCCTTTGACCATTTATTCAGTTTTAGCAATGAGTTCAACATAGCTGTCCCTTTATATCGATGCTTCGGCATATCTTACGCACCTGTCTAGGTCGTCAGCCACCTCCAGGATCTCCCTTGCAATTGCGGAGATCCCAAAGGTTTTGCTCTCCTAAATCAGCCTTAATAAATCTATATATACTTTTCAGCTCTCTTTTATGACTGGGAAGCTTACTATTCGTATTCCAGTATATGCTCTTCCAAtattttctccttctccttgaGTTACTCATCCACTTTCTTGAAAAGTTCTATATTCTTGGCCAAGTTCTCCTTCTCCTGGTGCATTTGTTCCAGTTTTTGCACCTCTTGCTGGTAGATGATGTGGGCGTATTTAAGCGAGTCCTTGGTCTGGATGTCGATAAGTTATTCAAAGCTCAGTTCGCTCAGCTTCACGTTCTGAGGCGAGAAATTCTTGTCGTATTTGGTACGCTTTGGTCTCTGTCCGTGGTGGTGCTTATCGTGGTGGTGACCATGGTCGTGCTTGCATCCTGGACCGTGGACGTGGTGGGGTTCTTTCGGGTTTGGGTGCTTTATCATATCCCGTCCGTCTTCCTAGGCGAGAGCCAAGTCTTAAGGTTTGATCCTGTGGTCTTGGTGGTTGAGATCGTCGTATTTGGCATGCCTGCGGGAAAcacagaaaaagaaggaaattccAGGGCAAAGAGGGATCGAACTCGCGAGAAAAGGATTAAATGCGTTTTTTGATGATTTAT
This genomic interval carries:
- the LOC116268325 gene encoding uncharacterized protein LOC116268325 — encoded protein: MFDMMRKAFITQEEVNAKTGSIYKSFFHIESRVEATEPEEIGVEHLLREIKEIPLNSLESSIVQKVQALRGLSGKIEEIVAYLRDVKEGKLPANNKIMFLLQEIINLLPNLNSEELIKSFAAKNNDMMFAVYVCAMVRCVLALHTLIFVGKNNEEKSKELEQQREQEKKEKEDKKSNLDNSRYARSILSNSTRRDVLWNVSEPGDPYDIKKFREIERNNLDRHSYEVQIKELTEKVNG